In Microvenator marinus, one genomic interval encodes:
- the lon gene encoding endopeptidase La, with protein sequence MTLQNEYRNVVGPLPLIPLRNMVLFPKAVLSINVGRPKSAELVRGLNQGDLVVLGVQREAKIEEPELTDVLPVGTLAKVVKVVRQKHGFTMVVEGVVRFQIEGLASADTWLANGRVVEDQGDMAEASVYAEVLVESVQKMVEESGGALEIEFEGAPGEFADRVAATLSPGMDHAMDLLMTFDVQERLRALTRLIGELRAQTAVRQKIESEVRNELTKNHREAVLRQQLKAIQNELSGDEEDDLSELRRRLSERDFPEDAQKAVDKELKRLESLEPNQAEFGVVRNYLEWMADLPWGVSAADEGDVDAIEAQLDADHFGLDDVKERILEHMAVLQLSGNPRGTILCLAGPPGVGKTSLGKSIADATGRPFVRIALGGVRDEAEIRGHRRTYVGSRPGRIVHALKKAGASNPVILLDEVDKLAKGWSGDPEAALLEVLDPEQNAFFQDHYLEVPFDLSKALFIVTANNLENMSAPLRDRLEIIEVSGYTVEEKAQIGQHHLLPKQRTEHGIAEDQLTVSDDAFREVITSYTREAGVRQLNRLVTKVCRSVALEVARKGSDGAVRVEVEDVEKYLGKPKFQSEVAARTASPGVATGLAWTPVGGDILFIETSKMGGAGQLQITGQLGEVMQESAKAALTYVRSHADELGVDPAFLKTHDVHIHVPAGAVPKDGPSAGVTIFTALTSLLTGRAVRSDTAMTGEATLRGRVMPVGGIKAKVLAAHRAGIKRVILPLQNRRDLDEVPDSVKAELEFHFAEDMSEVLEWALLDADTPLVGTSLDVDHKTVIEG encoded by the coding sequence ATGACGTTGCAAAACGAATATAGAAACGTAGTTGGCCCGCTTCCTCTGATTCCTTTGAGGAATATGGTGCTTTTCCCGAAAGCCGTGCTTTCCATCAATGTGGGGCGGCCCAAGAGCGCTGAGCTCGTTCGCGGCTTGAATCAGGGCGATCTCGTTGTGCTTGGTGTGCAACGTGAGGCGAAGATTGAGGAGCCCGAGCTCACAGATGTGTTGCCGGTTGGGACCTTGGCAAAGGTGGTTAAGGTGGTCCGCCAAAAGCATGGATTCACCATGGTAGTTGAGGGAGTTGTGCGCTTCCAGATTGAAGGGCTCGCGAGCGCTGATACCTGGCTTGCGAACGGTCGGGTGGTGGAGGACCAGGGCGATATGGCCGAGGCATCCGTCTATGCAGAAGTCCTTGTGGAGTCCGTTCAGAAGATGGTCGAAGAGAGCGGTGGCGCGCTCGAGATCGAGTTTGAAGGGGCGCCCGGTGAGTTCGCCGACCGCGTGGCCGCCACGTTGAGTCCCGGCATGGATCACGCCATGGACCTCTTGATGACCTTCGATGTGCAAGAGCGCCTGCGAGCGTTGACGAGGCTCATCGGCGAGCTTCGTGCACAGACGGCTGTGCGCCAGAAGATCGAGTCCGAAGTGCGCAACGAGCTTACCAAGAATCATCGTGAAGCGGTGCTTCGCCAGCAGCTCAAGGCTATTCAGAATGAGCTCTCTGGGGACGAAGAAGACGATTTGAGCGAGCTTCGACGCCGGCTCTCCGAACGCGACTTCCCCGAAGATGCTCAGAAAGCCGTAGACAAAGAGCTCAAGCGCCTCGAGAGCCTTGAGCCTAATCAGGCTGAGTTTGGAGTGGTGCGAAACTACCTTGAATGGATGGCGGACCTTCCGTGGGGCGTCTCGGCTGCGGACGAAGGCGATGTGGACGCGATTGAGGCACAGCTCGATGCGGACCATTTTGGGCTCGATGACGTCAAGGAGCGCATTCTCGAGCATATGGCGGTCTTGCAGCTCTCGGGCAACCCACGCGGCACCATTCTTTGCCTTGCGGGCCCTCCCGGGGTTGGAAAGACTTCACTCGGAAAGTCGATTGCGGATGCCACCGGCCGGCCGTTTGTGAGGATTGCTCTGGGTGGTGTTCGAGATGAAGCCGAGATTCGCGGGCACCGTCGGACCTATGTGGGAAGCCGTCCGGGAAGGATCGTGCATGCTTTGAAGAAGGCAGGTGCGTCCAACCCAGTCATCCTTTTGGATGAGGTGGATAAGCTCGCGAAGGGCTGGTCGGGAGACCCTGAGGCCGCCCTCTTGGAGGTTTTGGACCCGGAGCAAAATGCGTTCTTCCAGGACCACTATCTGGAGGTGCCGTTTGACCTTTCGAAGGCGCTTTTCATTGTGACGGCCAATAATTTGGAGAATATGTCAGCGCCTTTGCGCGACCGTCTCGAGATTATTGAGGTGTCTGGATATACGGTTGAGGAGAAGGCCCAGATTGGTCAGCATCACCTCCTGCCCAAACAGCGCACTGAGCATGGAATTGCCGAAGACCAGTTGACGGTCAGTGATGATGCGTTTCGAGAGGTTATCACGAGCTATACGCGCGAGGCTGGAGTTCGGCAGCTCAACCGCCTTGTGACCAAAGTTTGCCGTTCTGTGGCGCTCGAGGTTGCCAGAAAGGGCTCGGACGGTGCGGTGCGGGTTGAGGTAGAGGACGTTGAGAAGTACCTCGGAAAGCCGAAGTTCCAGTCCGAAGTTGCTGCACGTACCGCTTCGCCGGGCGTTGCAACGGGGCTCGCGTGGACGCCTGTTGGAGGTGATATTCTCTTCATTGAGACCTCCAAGATGGGTGGCGCGGGCCAGCTTCAAATCACCGGTCAGCTTGGTGAGGTGATGCAGGAATCGGCCAAAGCGGCGCTGACCTATGTGAGGAGTCATGCGGATGAACTCGGCGTCGACCCGGCGTTTTTGAAGACGCACGATGTGCATATTCACGTGCCGGCCGGGGCCGTTCCGAAGGATGGGCCGTCTGCAGGTGTGACGATTTTCACCGCCCTCACCTCGTTGTTGACCGGCCGAGCCGTAAGGTCGGATACGGCGATGACGGGCGAGGCGACGTTGCGTGGTCGTGTGATGCCTGTGGGAGGTATCAAGGCCAAAGTCTTGGCAGCCCACCGTGCGGGGATCAAGCGTGTTATCCTACCGCTACAGAATCGCCGAGACCTGGACGAGGTCCCGGATTCTGTGAAGGCTGAGCTTGAATTCCACTTCGCCGAGGATATGTCCGAAGTGCTTGAGTGGGCCTTGCTCGATGCGGATACGCCGTTGGTCGGGACTTCACTCGATGTCGACCACAAAACGGTCATCGAGGGCTAA
- a CDS encoding Dps family protein, translating to MSNDIVKEMNLLLADEMVFYQKLRNFHWNVRGPAFFQLHTKFEEMYTASSLTVDQIAERIRALGGRPLSTMKEFLDSSRISEQSDVPSANHMVGELQSDLEKLVEFTNGLRKSAGNAGDDTTVALMDDLADAHEQDAWMLKAWLG from the coding sequence ATGTCGAACGACATCGTGAAAGAAATGAATCTACTACTTGCCGACGAAATGGTGTTTTACCAGAAGCTTCGCAACTTCCATTGGAACGTTCGCGGACCGGCATTCTTCCAGCTTCATACGAAGTTTGAAGAGATGTACACGGCGTCATCGTTGACCGTCGACCAAATCGCGGAGCGCATCCGTGCGCTAGGTGGCAGACCACTTTCTACAATGAAAGAGTTTTTGGACTCCTCAAGGATTAGCGAGCAATCCGACGTGCCGTCCGCAAATCACATGGTGGGTGAACTTCAGAGCGACCTCGAGAAGTTGGTGGAGTTTACTAACGGTCTGAGAAAGAGTGCGGGCAATGCCGGCGACGATACCACTGTGGCACTCATGGACGATCTGGCCGATGCTCATGAGCAAGACGCCTGGATGTTGAAAGCCTGGTTGGGGTAA
- a CDS encoding Na+/H+ antiporter NhaC family protein, which translates to MQKRIFAFLITLLSFGFLTFAVQAPDDVSQRIAAEVAARGLLADASDTLKTQSEWTYVYEGPAALEQPIVDELSRETWKLTPGTNPHLIVRATQDSMVALSVEHGDSTWKSERRVAKWWALFPPILAVLVALYFRALIPALLGAVVVGGAIGAPTLVEASYRGLGHIWTSVTDSFNINIILFTIALVGMVHIITRGGGVQGIVNRVRSLARSARSTRLAAVFMGGAVFFDDYANTFVVGTTMRPLTDAQRISREKLAYIVDSTSAPIAGIAVVSTWIGYEVGLFDEISRQLALGQSGYEIFFTILPLRFYCIGALIFVLLNAYSGRDFGPMLKAERRTQAGQMFNPESKPLARSDSEVLEPKPDKPTRWQNAAIPVLSVIFAVFIGMFWSGWSRGDLSIPSAFSGEFGAIFSGWGHAFGDLGSFSAWRDAFSNADNALVLFVSAAIGSLIAFALVVSQRILTPAEAGRAWIQSGRTMAEAILILILAWSIRAVCDDLGTSIYLVGVVQDLISPTALPLITFLLAAVVGFSTGTSWGTMGILLPAMVPMAAFLTHGQPGSELIVFLCFGAVLDGAIFGDHCSPISDTTVMSSIASGADLMDHVRTQAPYAIITMVLAALGGYVGVALGLPIWLAYAGIIVGSAGALYLLGTNVDRPEQPKSAD; encoded by the coding sequence ATGCAAAAGAGAATTTTCGCATTTCTTATCACGCTTTTATCGTTCGGATTCCTGACCTTTGCCGTTCAGGCACCGGACGACGTCTCGCAGCGAATTGCCGCGGAAGTAGCCGCTCGCGGACTGCTCGCCGACGCAAGCGACACGCTCAAGACCCAGTCCGAGTGGACCTACGTCTACGAAGGCCCCGCGGCATTAGAACAGCCGATTGTGGACGAACTTTCCCGCGAAACCTGGAAGCTCACGCCAGGCACCAATCCCCATTTGATAGTGCGGGCAACTCAAGATTCTATGGTTGCTCTAAGCGTAGAGCACGGAGATTCCACCTGGAAGTCCGAGCGGCGGGTGGCCAAATGGTGGGCTCTTTTCCCACCAATTTTGGCGGTCCTAGTTGCCCTCTACTTTCGCGCGTTGATTCCCGCCTTGCTCGGTGCGGTTGTGGTAGGAGGCGCCATCGGCGCACCAACGCTTGTTGAAGCGAGCTACCGAGGCCTCGGCCATATCTGGACCTCCGTCACAGATTCATTCAACATCAACATTATCCTCTTTACCATCGCGCTCGTCGGGATGGTGCACATCATCACGCGCGGCGGAGGTGTTCAAGGAATCGTAAACCGAGTGCGCTCACTCGCACGAAGCGCGCGCTCCACCCGGCTAGCCGCGGTGTTTATGGGCGGGGCCGTTTTCTTTGACGATTACGCGAACACGTTTGTGGTGGGCACAACCATGCGTCCACTCACAGACGCTCAACGAATCAGCCGAGAGAAACTCGCCTATATCGTTGACTCTACAAGCGCGCCCATCGCAGGAATCGCCGTAGTCTCCACGTGGATTGGCTACGAGGTCGGCCTCTTTGACGAAATCAGCCGACAGCTCGCGCTCGGTCAAAGTGGTTATGAAATCTTCTTTACGATTCTGCCCCTTCGTTTCTACTGCATCGGTGCGCTGATTTTTGTGCTTCTAAACGCCTACTCGGGCCGAGACTTCGGGCCAATGCTCAAGGCAGAACGGCGCACCCAGGCGGGGCAAATGTTCAACCCAGAATCAAAACCGTTGGCGCGCTCAGACTCCGAGGTTTTGGAGCCAAAGCCCGACAAACCTACACGCTGGCAAAACGCGGCTATCCCCGTGCTCAGCGTCATCTTTGCAGTCTTCATCGGGATGTTTTGGTCGGGCTGGAGCCGAGGCGACTTAAGCATCCCTTCGGCTTTCAGCGGCGAGTTTGGAGCGATTTTTTCGGGCTGGGGGCACGCATTTGGCGACTTGGGCAGTTTCTCAGCGTGGCGAGACGCGTTCAGCAATGCGGACAACGCGTTAGTGCTCTTTGTGTCCGCAGCCATCGGGAGCCTCATCGCGTTTGCACTTGTGGTTTCCCAACGAATCCTCACACCAGCGGAGGCTGGGCGCGCATGGATTCAGAGCGGACGAACCATGGCCGAGGCCATTCTGATTTTGATTTTGGCGTGGTCTATTCGCGCGGTTTGCGATGACCTCGGGACCAGCATCTACTTGGTGGGCGTGGTCCAAGACCTGATTTCGCCTACGGCACTACCGCTCATCACCTTCCTCTTGGCGGCAGTGGTAGGCTTTTCGACCGGGACCTCGTGGGGCACCATGGGAATTCTCCTTCCAGCGATGGTTCCCATGGCTGCATTTTTGACCCACGGGCAACCCGGCTCAGAACTCATCGTCTTTTTGTGTTTTGGCGCGGTCTTGGACGGGGCGATTTTTGGCGACCACTGCTCTCCGATCTCAGACACAACGGTCATGAGCTCGATCGCCTCCGGAGCGGATCTAATGGACCATGTCCGGACTCAGGCACCTTACGCCATCATCACGATGGTTCTGGCAGCCCTGGGGGGCTACGTGGGCGTAGCCTTAGGCCTCCCCATTTGGCTGGCTTATGCTGGAATAATCGTGGGAAGCGCAGGCGCGCTCTACTTACTCGGAACCAACGTGGACCGGCCTGAGCAGCCGAAATCAGCGGATTAG
- a CDS encoding cell division protein ZapA, translating into MNQRVQRQGNVSQTVTSVAPKSVAVEIRGQKFAVKTDKEAAHVERLAKFVDSKAAEIQAAAPGVPTERLMMLVGMMIAEEYFEAKTSLDRTKAELQRGVDACLEALAAVEAEE; encoded by the coding sequence GTGAATCAACGCGTGCAAAGACAGGGAAACGTCAGCCAAACCGTCACAAGCGTCGCCCCAAAATCGGTGGCGGTTGAGATTCGCGGCCAGAAGTTCGCGGTCAAGACGGATAAGGAAGCAGCTCACGTAGAGCGGCTCGCGAAGTTTGTGGACTCGAAGGCCGCAGAGATTCAAGCTGCGGCACCCGGCGTGCCAACAGAGCGTTTGATGATGCTCGTGGGAATGATGATCGCGGAGGAGTATTTCGAGGCAAAGACCTCGCTCGACCGCACCAAGGCTGAACTTCAGCGAGGCGTCGACGCTTGCCTTGAAGCGCTCGCCGCGGTTGAAGCAGAAGAGTGA
- a CDS encoding 5-formyltetrahydrofolate cyclo-ligase has product MKSDSKRSLRARMLAKRGAVAADEKSEAEGAVSKYLLELLEETGANRIAAYRALPGEISVDGFWQQAFESGVKVCFPRVLGPGEMEFVDIDSKDDFSAGRFGVLEPTGQANPPEAEVDLVLVPGLAFDLKGYRLGFGGGYYDRALAAIESLRVGVVFDFQILSRVPRESWDVPVHQIISPRKRYLI; this is encoded by the coding sequence GTGAAATCCGATTCCAAAAGAAGCCTTCGGGCACGAATGTTGGCCAAGCGGGGAGCAGTTGCTGCAGACGAAAAGTCTGAGGCCGAGGGTGCCGTCTCGAAGTACCTCCTAGAGCTCCTCGAAGAGACTGGCGCAAATCGCATTGCGGCGTATCGCGCGCTCCCCGGCGAGATCTCCGTGGATGGGTTTTGGCAACAAGCGTTTGAGAGTGGGGTCAAGGTTTGTTTTCCACGCGTGCTTGGGCCCGGCGAGATGGAGTTCGTGGACATTGACTCTAAGGACGATTTTTCGGCGGGCAGATTTGGGGTGCTTGAGCCGACGGGGCAGGCGAATCCACCCGAGGCTGAAGTGGATCTCGTGCTCGTTCCGGGGCTCGCATTTGACCTCAAAGGTTATCGCCTCGGCTTTGGTGGCGGGTACTACGACCGTGCGTTGGCGGCCATCGAGTCTTTGAGGGTCGGCGTGGTCTTTGATTTTCAGATTTTGTCGCGTGTTCCTCGAGAATCCTGGGACGTCCCGGTTCATCAGATAATCAGCCCTAGAAAACGCTATCTGATCTGA
- the rny gene encoding ribonuclease Y: MEDSMQTLTVAYSLLALVLGVVIGWLLYKSRSIRELQDMVDERVAQLRARTIEETKSEIQRTLTSDLEDKVREELKEKLKADVEEEVQRTARKLESDAETKAQERIRAAEKEAKELLSAAKKEMQEETASRRQELEKSEARLTQRASSLDAREEKLEKRTQELATKDAELMGTSRKLKDREAEIEAKSAGIQAELERVAGLSADAARTELVESLTGEAKLEAAKVARQYEEEAIEEADRRAKKVIATSVQRWAGEYVAERAVTVVPIPNDEIKGRIIGREGRNIRALEAATGIDIIIDDTPEAVMVSGFDPVRRQVARISLEKLISDGRIHPSRIEEVVEKTSAEVESQIKEYGERAAFELGIHNLHIDLIKLVGRLQFRTSYGQNMWSHSIEVGFLCGMMAAELGLNVKHARRAGLLHDIGKALTHENDGPHALVGAEIAKRCGEHEVVRNAIAAHHNEEPQNSAIAHLVIAADALSGARPGARREVLGTYIKRLEDLERISQEFEGVEKAFAVQAGREIRVMVENSRVTDDQAFVLSKEIAAKIESELTYPGQIKVCVIRETRSVDYAR; the protein is encoded by the coding sequence ATGGAAGATTCAATGCAAACGCTCACAGTGGCGTATTCGCTGCTGGCGCTGGTTTTGGGCGTTGTTATTGGCTGGCTTTTGTACAAGAGCCGGTCCATTCGAGAACTACAAGATATGGTCGATGAGCGCGTGGCACAACTTCGAGCCCGTACCATCGAAGAGACCAAAAGTGAGATACAGCGAACCCTGACGAGCGACCTCGAGGACAAAGTCCGTGAGGAGCTGAAAGAGAAACTTAAGGCGGACGTCGAAGAAGAGGTTCAGAGAACCGCGAGGAAGCTAGAGTCGGATGCCGAGACCAAGGCTCAAGAGCGCATCCGTGCTGCGGAGAAGGAGGCCAAAGAGCTTCTGAGCGCCGCCAAGAAAGAGATGCAGGAGGAGACAGCTAGTCGCAGGCAAGAGCTCGAGAAGTCCGAGGCGCGTCTTACGCAGCGCGCATCTAGTCTGGATGCCCGTGAAGAGAAGCTTGAGAAGCGCACGCAGGAATTGGCCACTAAGGACGCTGAGTTGATGGGAACTTCCCGCAAACTCAAGGACCGTGAGGCTGAGATTGAGGCGAAGAGTGCTGGGATTCAGGCTGAGCTTGAGCGAGTGGCAGGTCTTAGTGCCGATGCCGCGCGTACCGAACTCGTGGAGTCGTTGACTGGTGAGGCTAAGCTCGAAGCGGCTAAAGTTGCTCGGCAGTACGAGGAAGAGGCGATTGAGGAGGCCGACCGACGCGCCAAGAAAGTCATCGCGACCTCGGTGCAGCGCTGGGCCGGCGAGTATGTGGCTGAGCGCGCCGTGACCGTCGTCCCGATTCCGAACGACGAAATCAAAGGGCGGATTATCGGCCGTGAGGGCCGCAATATCCGCGCTTTGGAGGCCGCAACCGGGATCGACATCATCATCGATGACACCCCTGAGGCGGTGATGGTGAGCGGCTTTGACCCTGTAAGGCGTCAGGTCGCTCGTATCTCGCTTGAGAAGTTGATTTCCGACGGTCGTATTCACCCTTCGCGTATTGAAGAAGTGGTTGAGAAGACCAGCGCCGAAGTGGAGTCGCAAATCAAAGAATACGGCGAGCGTGCTGCGTTTGAGCTGGGAATCCACAATCTACATATCGACTTGATTAAGCTGGTTGGTCGCCTTCAATTCCGAACCAGCTATGGTCAGAATATGTGGTCACACAGCATCGAGGTCGGATTCCTCTGTGGCATGATGGCGGCTGAGCTCGGTCTCAACGTCAAGCATGCCCGCCGAGCTGGCCTTCTTCACGATATCGGCAAGGCCTTGACTCACGAAAATGACGGGCCACACGCCCTTGTTGGCGCTGAGATTGCCAAGCGTTGCGGCGAGCACGAGGTGGTCCGAAATGCCATCGCGGCGCACCACAACGAAGAGCCTCAGAACTCAGCCATTGCGCACCTCGTGATTGCTGCAGACGCACTCTCAGGCGCACGTCCTGGCGCGCGCCGCGAAGTTCTCGGAACGTACATCAAGCGACTTGAGGACCTCGAGAGAATTTCTCAAGAGTTCGAAGGTGTGGAGAAGGCGTTTGCCGTTCAAGCAGGCCGCGAGATTCGCGTCATGGTCGAGAACTCAAGGGTTACGGACGACCAAGCCTTTGTGCTCAGCAAAGAGATTGCTGCCAAGATCGAGAGCGAGCTCACCTATCCGGGCCAAATCAAGGTCTGTGTGATTCGCGAGACGCGCTCGGTGGACTACGCCCGCTAG